The following proteins are co-located in the Sphaeramia orbicularis chromosome 24, fSphaOr1.1, whole genome shotgun sequence genome:
- the LOC115415207 gene encoding cell cycle control protein 50A-like, whose translation MMASTYNAKDEDGHITVAGPGGGTLRSRKPENTAFKQQRLPAWQPILTAGTVLPAFFVIGLIFIPIGIGLYVTSNNIKEFEIDYTGVDMSSPCFNCSQNFSWNSTRPCTCSIPFYLDQPYESNVFMYYGLSNFYQNHRRYVKSRDDSQLNGDSEALTKPSKECEPYAFHDNKPIAPCGAIANSMFNDSLELFYNDPNGTKVQIHLMKTGIAWWTDKHVKFRNPGGNNPNLTVAFQGTTKPVNWRKPVYELDSDQENDGFINEDFIVWMRTAALPTFRKLYRIIQKKKDMVLTLPRGNYTLEVVYNYPVRSFEGRKRMILSTISWMGGKNPFLGIAYITVGSVCFFLGVVLLIIHHKYGNRNNSADISN comes from the exons ATGATGGCGTCCACTTACAACGCCAAAGATGAGGACGGACACATCACCGTGGCCGGGCCCGGAGGGGGGACACTGCGGAGCAGGAAGCCCGAAAACACCGCCTTTAAGCAGCAGAGGCTTCCGGCGTGGCAGCCCATCCTCACGGCCGGTACCGTCCTCCCGGCCTTCTTCGTCATCGGACTCATCTTCATCCCCATCGGCATCGGCCTGTATGTCACCTCCAACAACATCAAGGAGTTCGAG ATTGACTACACGGGCGTCGACATGTCCAGCCCCTGCTTCAACTGCTCCCAGAACTTCAGCTGGAACAGCACCAGACCCTGCACCTGCTCTATCCCCTTCTACCTGGATCAGCCGTACGAG AGCAACGTCTTCATGTACTACGGCCTGTCCAACTTCTACCAGAACCATCGGCGCTACGTCAAGTCACGAGATGACAGTCAGCTGAACGGAGACTCGGAAGCACTCACG AAACCCAGTAAAGAGTGTGAACCATATGCGTTTCATGACAACAAGCCCATCGCACCGTGCGGCGCCATCGCCAACAGCATGTTCAACG ATTCGCTGGAGCTGTTCTACAACGACCCAAACGGAACCAAGGTCCAGATCCATCTGATGAAGACGGGCATCGCCTGGTGGACCGACAAACACGTCAAGTTCCGGAACCCCGGAGGCAACAACCCCAACCTGACCGTGGCCTTCCAAG GGACCACGAAGCCCGTGAACTGGCGTAAACCGGTCTACGAGCTGGACTCGGACCAGGAAAACGACGGCTTCATCAACGAGGACTTCATCGTGTGGATGCGAACGGCCGCCCTGCCAACCTTCCGAAAACTGTACCGCATCATCCAGAAGAAGAAAGACATGGTTCTGACGCTCCCCCGAGGAAACTACACCCTGGAGGTGGTCTACA ACTACCCTGTTCGCAGCTTCGAGGGCAGGAAGCGAATGATCCTGAGCACCATCTCGTGGATGGGAGGCAAAAACCCCTTCCTGGGCATCGCGTACATCACCGTGGGCTCGGTCTGCTTCTTCCTGGGCGTCGTGCTGCTCATCATCCACCACAAATACGGCAACCGCAACAACAGCGCCGACATCTCCAACTGA